Genomic window (Euhalothece natronophila Z-M001):
ACTTCCACAAGGTTGAGGAACTATCTTTTTGGTGGTAATAAGTACCAGTAAATTGTTAACTTAGCAACAGAAGCTAAACGTGACAAAATGTAACATAAAATTAAATGATCTCATCAATGTCTAATCTGATATTTGAAGTCGTAATGCACTAATTTGTTTGAGGATATGGCAATTAGTCTTACTCTATTTTGGAGTTTTCAGATTAAAAGATTAGAGATTGCCTTTACAAAATGACATTTTCCATTTATACTTAGTAAATTAAGGCAAGTGAATTGCCTCAAGATCATCGGTATTAATACTAATGATGTCTTTTTTTTTTAGCGTTCATGACTGTTTAGCGTTCAAGGACTGATCGGACTATGACTACTACTGTCCAACAACAACAAACCGAAAACCTTTGGGAACGGTTTTGTCAGTGGGTAACTAGTACTAACAACCGCCTTTACATCGGTTGGTTCGGCGTGTTAATGATCCCCACCCTATTAACTGCTACCACCTGCTTTATCATCGCATTCATTGCAGCACCACCGGTAGACATGGATGGTATCCGTGAGCCAATTTCTGGCTCCTTACTCTATGGCAATAATATTATCAGTGGTTCTGTTGTTCCCTCCTCCAATGCCATCGGACTGCACTTTTACCCCATTGGGAAGCAGCAAACCTAGATGAATGGCTCTACAACGGTGGTCCTTATCAGCTGATTGTGTTCCACTTCCTAATCGGAATCTACTGCTACTTGGGCCGCGAGTGGGAGCTTTCCTATCGTCTCGGATGCGTCCAGGATCTGCGTTGCCTTCTCTGCTCCGGTAGCAGCAGCCACAGCAGTATTCCTCATCTATCCCATTGGCCAAGGTAGCTTCTCTGATGGAATGCCCTTAGGCATCAGTGGAACCTTCAACTTCATGTTCGTGTTCCAAGGGAACACAACATCTTAATGCATCCGTTCCACATGCTCGGTGTAGCTGGTGTATTCGGCGGAGCATTATTCTCTGCAATGCACGGCAGCTTAGTCACCTCCAGCTTAGTACGTGAAACCACCGAAACCGAAAGCCAAAACAACGGCTACAAATTTGGACAAGAAGAAGAAACCTACAACATCGTTGCTGCACACGGCTACTTTGGTCGCTTAATCTTCCAATACGCCAGCTTCAACAACAGCCGTAGCCTCCACTTCTTCCTTGCTGCTTGGCCAGTAATCGGAATCTGGTTCACTGCCTTAGGTATCAGCACCATGGCTTTCACCTCAACGGTTTCAACTTCAACCATTCCATTCTGGATAGCCAAGGTCGTGTCCTCAAAACTTGGGCAGACGTACTCACTCGAGCTAACCTGGGAATAGAGGCAATGCACGAGCGTAACGCTCACAACTTTCCCTTAGAACTTAGCATCCGGTGAAGTAACGTCGGTAGCAATGAAAGCTCCTGAAATCAACGGCTAATCCCATCGATTGCTAGAACTTCCTCCTCCTCGACCGCAGGAGGGGGGTTAATATAGTTAAATTGTTGAATCCAGCACTAACATGTAGGTTGGGCTATAACCATGGTACTCACTCTCACAGCGTCTTTTAACCTGAAACGCCCGTAATATCCTTTATTCTCAACACTTTTACACGATTCAATGTTGTAAAGATTTTAGCGACCAAAACGGTTAATTACATCTAATTGCTATTTAAGGATGTAAGATAGCGCGAAATAGCTCCGCCATTTCTACGCAATCGCTAACTAGTACCTATGATTTTTCTTTGAGTACAAGGGAATTGCGAGGAAGTAGGGAAATAGTGGTAACCCTGAGACTTCACAGAAAAGGAGTTGCACTAACTAATTATCAATTGAGCTTATTCTACTCGCTCTCAGGTCTAAGGTTAACCCCCAGATCATCCAACATATACACCAACCCCGCTTATACGGCTAAATAGGTGGAACCGGATAGGCGGGGTGGTGTTAGCGTTCGTTCGTAGGACTGATCGGCTATCCTCTATCAAGGTATAACCTAGTCTAATAATAACAAGTCAAAACCAAAGAAGCAGGTTGAATTTTTGGATGACTGGAGACAGCCTAGTACGATTGCGTCACTATCGTTTAGCGAATACCGAATTTGAGTTCTCCACGCTTTGAAAAGTGAGGATTCCAAATGTGGTTACGAAACGGGATGGGGCGTTCAGGGGCGGAATCTGATGTTTAAGTTCAATGATCCGATTGGTTTACCGTCTTCATCCAATTCCCAGTGCTTTAGAGGAGTAGTAGTAAGGACATAATTATACAATTAGCTCAATGTATCTTTGTATAATTATATCAATATACCTTTATTTCATGATTTAATGACTTTAATTATAATTAATTCTTTATATCTTTAACTCATTATGCTAACCATTGCTTGTCTTAGTTTATCGGGGGGACAGGGGAAAACTACCACCGCCGTGCTTTTAGCTAAATCCTTAGCCCAGAAAGGATACACAGTGTTAGCCGTTGATGCCGATCCCCCAAAGCAATCTCTCCACCTTCCTAGAAAGTGATGTGGGAGAGGAGATGCCAACACTACTAGAAGTATTTAAGGGAACCGTCGCGATCGCCGATGGAATTATGCCACAGGAATAGATCACTTATTCCTCATTCCCTCTGATGATGCCCTAGATACCGTTCAAGATTATCTCAGTAGTAGTGGCGTAGGGGCGATGCTACTGGGGGAAACGGTTAGAAGCAATGAAAACAGTGTTTGACATTTGTTTAATTGATAGTCCTCCCCAGCGCAGTCAAATTTGTAAATCCATCATTGGCGCAGCCCACCAAATTCTAATTCCCTGTGAAGCCACAGTAAAAGGCTATGGTTCTCTAGTTCGCACCCTTGATGCCATCAAAGAATTAACAGAAATTGGAGTATCGCAAGCACAACTCTTAGGTGTCATTCCCTTCGCGATCGCTGGGTTGGGAATAATCAGACTCATGAAAGTCGAATGTGTATCCAAGAAATGATCACAGAAGTCGGGAAAGAGTTAGTTTTTCCTTCTATACGGGAATCAGAGCGTTATAAACAAGCCATTAGCCAAGGGAAAACCTTATCAGCTTTAGGCGCTCCCGAATTGGAATCCCCCTTTGAAACTCTAGTCCAACATCTTACAGCCATAATAGAAGATAACCATGAATAATGAAATGCTCAATCGGTTTAAAAATCGAAGTCAACGTCCTACCGTGCGCCGTAACTCTTCTTTAGAAGACAATGAGACACCATTGGCCTCTTCCTCCAAGGAAACACAAAACAGCGAAAGCTCTAAAACTAAAGCCGAACAAATAAAACAGCGACTTGAAACCTATCCCAAAATTGCTCCTCGTCGTAATATCCGATTAGAAGAATCCTTAAATGAAAAAATCCAACAATTTTGCCAAGAGCAAGACATCACCATAGAAACATTTGTAGAAGCCTGTTTTTTAGCGTGTGAACAGGATAGTGACCTAAAAAATCATATTACCCAAGAAGCTCAACAACGGGTCGCACAACGTAAAGAAGCTGGGAAGTTACGACGACTATATAGTCAACTAGAAAAATTGAGCCAGTGAGCGGTTGACACTCCGCACGGCTACGCTTCGCTAAAGCCGTGGGATTCTTCATTCTGCGACGTGACTTGCTCAGACAAGACTTCTCCAGCCTGAGTAGCGGTCTCATCTCCTGAAGCGTTTAGGGAGTGCGGAAAGCGGAGGTCTAGCCCCCAAGTTCCGACGTGCCCCGTCGTACTTAGTCTTTTCTTCAAGATGTTGATCGCGGTGGGAAGGGTGACTTTGGAAAATTGCTGTGTCATCGTGGTGATTGTTCTCTCCTTTATATGGCTATTCCTACCTCTAGTCCTTAAATTTCTACTGAGGTATGTGCTAGAGTTGAATTGATCAGATGTTGATTTTCTCTTTCAAAAAGAAACAACGTTTAAATAATATTTTAACTGCTGTTAAATATCAATGCGATTTCACGAAGCCTTTGACGAAACCCTAAAAGAGTGCGGAATTTCAGCTAAGTGGCTAGCTCAAAAAGCGGGGTTAACCCCAACTACCATTAGTGAATTTCGTCGTGGGAAGAAGAGCTTAGGTGTGGAAAATTTCGAGAAGTTGCTCTATGCCCTGCCGAAAGAAGTGCAAGAGCATTTTCAACAGAAGGTATTTATCAATTCAATTAAGGGAGAAGGGGACATTCGGACAAAAATTGACTCAATGAGTACCGAGGAATTGTCCCAGTTGATTATCGCGATCGGTCAGCGGATACCTGAAGTGAATAAATTGCAGAAGGTTTAAGTTAATCATTATGAGTGTTCAAGCTAATCATCCCTTTATTGGCACATGGCACATTTATAAGATGTCAGAGTGGGATGAAGACTATTTCAACATGGAAACGCAAGCCTATGTTGAAATCCAAACCAATAATTTAGGGAGTTTCCAATTCGGCTTAGTGAGCGGTTCTCTGGACGGGTATCTTGATGAGGCAAACGGTCAACAACGGTTTGCTTTTACTTGGGAAGGACAAGATGAGATGGATGAAGCAATGGGAAGCGGTTGGCTTCAACTAAAAGTGATGATGAAGTCGAAGGGTTTATCAAATTCCATTTAGGGGATGATTCTACCTTCCGAGCCACCAAAGCCAGTTAAGTTTTTTCTCAAGATTCTTCCTTTCAGGAGGCAAGCATAAAAAATTTCCCCCTTCCAGAGCAGGAAGGGGGTTGTAGTTTTAGGAGGTGTTATCGGTTAGGACTGTCCGCTGGAACCCGCAATGGCTTGTTGGTCACCGAAGTTAATTTTTACTTTCTTATTCGCCGCTTCTTCCACTTTCGGTAAGTGTAGCGTCAGAATGCCGTTGTTGTAGTCCGCCTGTACTTGGTCTTGTTGGATGCCAACGGGTAAACCAATGGTACGGCTGAACTTGCCATATTGGAACTCAGAGCCGTAGCTGTTTTGTGCTTCGTTTTCGCGACGATATTCACCGCTGATGGTTACAGAGTCACGGTTTACCGTAACATCTAGGTCATCAGGATTGATGCCAGGGACTTGGGCTTTCAGTTCTAAATTATTACCAGCATCGTTTAGTTCAAGGGGAAGTTGACCCCATTGCGGCGTTAGAGCGCGATCACCTGTCATTTCATCAAATAGGCGATCCATTTGACGACGGAAAGCATCGATTTCAGTAGCAGGATTCCAACGTACTAATGCCATAACGCTGTCACCTCCTATTTTTGGGTTTCAACTGCACGCGCTGCATCAACCTCTTATTTCACTTATTAATGATGGGATATAAGGGGGAAAGTGATCAGTGGGATTACCCGAACCTTCCATCTCGTCTGTACCGTAAAGGATTGGAGTGGAGCGCGATCAGCCTTTCGGCTTAGTGTCGAAGGCACATCGCGCCCTTCATTAATGGGCAAATTTAACTTTGCGACTTAAGGTTACTAGATTCCAGAAGCCATCCTCAGAGAAGTCCAGTTGATACGGGTTTGAAATTGAAGAGAATGGTAGTCTTGCTAGCTGTAAAAACCTTTATTATTACCTTCAATCAAATTATAATCAGACATAGAAAAATTATGACTTCTTATGATCAATATCTATGCTGATGAAACTTGTACTCATCCCTCACAAGGGAAATATTTAATAATTTCAGCAATCACTCTTGAATCAGAAGTTGCTAAACCAATCCGAAAAAGAATTAACTCCTTAAAAGCTAACCTCCCACAGAGTGAGTTTCACTTTACTAAACTTACTAAGAATACAGTTCATCAGTATAAACAGCTTATTGATTTGTTGTTTGAATACTATCATCAAAAAGAGAGTTATAAACGGGGTATATTTAAACCAAGAGCTTATCGGAAAATTACGTTTGATGCCCTTTTCGTAGAACATCAAAAAATTGATAATGTCACCTTCAATAATGGAGACGCGAAACTGGGATTCTTGAGATTTTATAAAACGCTTCTAGAATTTCTAGTTAGAAAATACTATTTGCAGGGGCAAAAGTTTGACATCGTTCCTGATGACATTAACCTCAAAAAAGGACTATTAACAGTCAACGAACATGAGATTCAGCTTGAGGGGTTTGACTCGGTTAAACATCTAATTAACCAAGACTTTGAACTAAAAAACGGTATTCCTAATGTCATTCATCGAATTCAGAAACACCAATCCCACGCTGAACCGCTTTTACAACTAACCGATGTGATCCTTGGACTTTTAAAGTGCAAATTTAACGATTCTAATCTCACCGGTTCTAAACGAGAAAAAGCGAGGCGAGAAGTTCTCTCTTATTTTGAACAAAGATGCGAGGAAGCTGGGATTAAACTTGACCTTGGAAATATGTATCCCTATAGAAGTTTCAATCTCTGGGAATTTAACTCAGTAGAATTTTAGGGGCACATTAAGCCTAGACTGAAAAGCCGTAGCGTCGCATCGCGACGTTGTTCGGTTCTTAATGTGCCTCTACTTAAAACTATAGACCTTGCCGGTATCCTTGTCAATTTTTGGAACTGAAGCCATAGCCTGCGTGGTTGACTCTGGCAATGTATATAGCGCGATGTGGCGATGCCACTTGCCTTCGGCAATCGCACTGAAAGGGAACTAATTTAAACGTTTAATTGCATTTCATCAAGCGCTCTAGAACTTGGCTATATTTCACCTTATTCAGAAGTTAATCCGTATTCACTCAGAGCTTGAGACAAAATCTGATCGGGTTCCATTTCCTCAATGTAGCGATGGTATTTACCAATTTCCAATCTGCTAGCATCAAGAAATTCTTCTTGTCTTTCTGCTATGAAGCAACTGGAACTACATTTGATAATAGCAGTGTTCAACGTAGCAGAATTGATGGTAGGTATTACAGTTTCTTGAGTTCCCACTATTAAATGATGACTAGAAATAGGTAAGTACACTGCCCATAGAGGTTCTAAATCACAAGGAAAAGGTCTATATTGATTATCAGTTCCTCCTTGACAGATAACTGGTGTATCTCCTAAAACAAAATAACCTTCTTTTTCTACTACTAGATACCAATTTAGTTCTTGTAATTTAGAATTTTCAAATGTTGATCCTAAAAGTGCCTTATTATGAGCCGTTTTGGTTTCTTTTTTAAGATTAATGCTCTCTAGTATCGAAAGGAATGTTCCTTGTAACTCTGAGGGAATAGAATCGATATAATTACTAATTAAATTCGGGTTATTTCTCAACACTGAGTTAAGATATTGTTTTTCTTCAGTGGTCATTTCACGCCCCAAACACTTGTAAAATTCTTCTGTTAGCAAATTGAGTCTATTCTTGATTTCTGATTCCATTAACTTAATGATATTCTGATGATTTGATAAACATTTACTTATACCTTCAATAGTAAAATTAGCCATTTTGGTAGAAAACTGACGCAAAGCGCGGGAACGCATAGCTAAATGACACAAAAATTCAGAAAAAATTGGGTCTTTAATAGGAATAGATTTAGATTCATTTCTTAGTTCATCAATTGCGCGAGAATATGTTTTTTCTTGCTCTGTAATTTTATTATCACAGTTAGCTTCTGCCTTTTCACCGTAAAAAAGTTTTTCCACGAATACATTTTTTATATTGTTTTGGTAACTCTTGTTATATTCATAGACTACTGTATAAACCTGCTGGTTCTTTTTTTTCTTTTTATTCGAGGATTGAGAGAAACCTTGGCCAGTTTTTTTCTCAGTTGCAAAGCCTTTAAGAAGAAATCTAGGAATAACGTGGTGTCTAGAACCAGACATATTTTCTTCTATAAATAATTTTCACTAACTTTAGTTTAAATGAAAATCAAAGTATAACGCCTCAACTTCCCCAAAACATTGTACCCTTGACCTAATCACTCGTTTCCACTGCATCGAGTATGAAGATAGATCGGCACGGGCAAGCGAAAATCCTCACTCCCGAAGAAATCCAATTACTCTTTACTCAAGGGTTTACTAACTCACGCGATCGCGCTTTATTCGGCATCTGTCTTTATGGCGCGTGTCGAATCAGAGAAGCCTGTAGCCTAAGAACCGCAGATGTTTACACCCGTAAAGGCGCTCCCCGAGAGCAACTTATTATCCGTAAAGGAAATACTAAAGGGAAACTTTCTACTCGTACCGTTCCCGTTATAGAAGAACTGCGCTCTCTTTTAATTGACTATTACCCCAACCCCCGAACTTGGTTTCTTTTCCCTGGTCGCCACAATAAAGGACATCTTCACCCTGACAGTGCCGCCAAAATTTTGAGAGAGGTTTGTAAAAAACTCGACATCGAAGGAGTTTCTACACACTCATTCCGCCGAACCGCTTTAACCCACATGAGTAACGCTGGGATTCCGTTGCGAGTCATTCAAGAAATCTCAGGGCATCGTTCCTTAAGTGTTCTACAAGGCTATTTGGAAGTCACCCCAGAGCAAGTGCGGGGTGCAGCGTCTTCTCTGTCGATGTTGGGCTACTCAGATCATAAGGTTAATGATCCCCCCAGTTCGTTGGAATGGGAGCAAGGGTTGAAAAATGAAGAACGAGAGAGCAAACAAGACATTGATTGGGAATAAAGCAATATTTCCCGCTCTAGAGTTAAGAGAGCGCGATTGACGCGAAGCGTCAGCAAGCGGGAGAAAATGTTCTTATTTACTGGGAAGACATATCCTAATTATCTTTACAGCACATGAGGAAAACGGGAAGTTAATCGCTCGTTCCATTCGCTAACTCTTCCCGCAGAACTCGACGAAGGTCACTTTCGGTAAGAGGTTGCTCTGGTGAATTTTTAAGATGAGCTTTCAAAGCCTCATTAATTAATGTCTGATAACCTAACCCTCTAGCTTCCGCACGTTCTCGGAAACTCTCCAAAATCTCGTCATCCAAATAGATCGTAATGCGTGTTTTTCCTTTTGATGGAATGGCAGGACCACGCTTCCCTTTCGAGAAATCATATTCATCCCTCATAAGCCTTAGCCTCCTGACGTGTGGCGCGACGAGCAGAAATTAGCCGAAATGCATCACCGCGGATCGTGTAAACAATAACTAACAGCAACCCTGAGCTACTCATCCCCAGTGCTATAAAACGCTCTTCCTCTGATGCATCTGGATCAATGTCATGGACAGCAAGGGGATCATAAAACACAAATTCAGCTTCGGCAAAAGAAACACCATGTTTTTGCCAATTAATTTGTGCTTTTTTGGGATCGTACTCAACGTCCATACATATATTATATGTATAATTGGCAGTTTAGACAAGACTAAGCAAGCAAGTGCGGGGTGCAGCGTCTTCTCTGTCGATGTTGGGCTATTCAGATCACAAGGTGAATGATCCCCCCAGTTCACTAGAATGGGAGCAAGGGTTGAACAATGAAGAACGAGAGAGCCAATTAGATATTGATTGGGAAACAGAGGAAGATTAACGGGATTTACGGTTCGGGATACTAGCATTTAACGATGTAAGGTTAGGGGAGGGAAATTGAGTCGGTTCCCAACAAAAATATAATTGCTTGTTGATCCCAACAATTAGTGTTATGCTTAAGTAACGAGAACAAAGATCGGTGACTACGTTTGATTTCAGTATTAATAGTTTTTTTCAGCTTCGTATTGACAGACTCCCTCCGAAATCTTGCCTCACTACACAATTCCTGATTGAGGAGAATTTACGTCAATGTCAATTTATATCGGTAATCTAAACTATTCAGCAACCCAAGAAGACTTGAGCGAAGTTTTTGCTGAATATGGAACAGTTAAGCGAGTTCATTTGCCTGCTGACCGAGAAACAGGTCGGATGAGAGGATTTGGCTTCGTTGAAATGTCATCTGAAAGTGAAGAATCCAATGCGATTTCTGAGCTTGATGGTGCAGAATGGATGGGGCGCGAATTAAAGGTTAACCCCGCACGTCCTCGTGAAAATAAAAATTCATTTGGTGGCGGTCGCAAAAACCAACGTTTCTAAGTCCTGAAAGTCTCTAGTATCAATCACAATCAACGCTTTGGGAGAGTAAATCAGTTTTGAGTAGGCTTTCCGAAAGCGTTTTTTAAATTTTCTTCAAAAGTCTGTAACTCTGTTCATCTGATCGTGTAATGTATATTGATGATATTGAAGATTATTTCGAGTTTGGATTTTCCTTAACACCCCCTTCAGATCAGGCTTCTAGAAAATTGTGGAGGTGTTAAGTATTTACCGCAAGGATTAATAAAACCACTTTTTGGGAGGGCGACGACGGAAACGACGACCACCACGGCGGCGAGGAGAATGGTAAGCCTGTTTGTCACTTTCCTCCTCTACCTTGACATTGGTATCAGTCTCAATAGCGTCACGTACCTGAGAGGAAGTAGCAGCTTCAGCACTCATGGCACTGACTGACAAGGTTAAGGGAGTAGCTAATAGAACTAAGCCGAGAAGATGTTTGAATTGGCGTTGGTTTAAGAATTTCATGATGTTTTTCTACCTTTTTACCTTCACTTCTCCCATAGGTAGAAAATTCATGTTTTATGCAACCGAATCGAAGAAAAATCTTAGTTCTCGCTACTTACTCTCCTGTAACCCCCTTTAAATGGTTTTTTTGAGCGATCTGCTAAAATCTATTGGGAGATTTAGTTTAATTTTCTAACGATTAATTCTGGTTAAAAATTCCTCAAATAAGGGATCACCAAAATTCATGAAACGTAAGGAAGAATCTTCAGCAAACACTTCTGGATAGAAGGTCACTTGATAAGTATTATTAGAGTCTTTGACTTGCCAAGTCTTGTCTCCGCGGTCTATCCACTCCACTCCCTGTGAAGCGAGAACCTGCGAGGTTGTCATTAATTGTTCAATTCCTTTTGGGGAAATAGGCGAGGTAGGAAGCGGTTTTTGGACTTCTGCTAAATCTGCATCTACATCTCTTGTTATTAGATCATCGACATCCATTTCCATCTGGACATTTTTGAAATTTTGCTCAAATTCTGCCATTAAGACATCTTCTTCTTGGGGATCTGCACTCATGACCGCTTTTTCAATGAAGGTGGGAACTTCTGCGAGAATCGGTTGAACATGACCGACAACATTCTGAAATAAATTAATGCGATCGCGCAGCCGCCGATAAACTTTTGCTTCTACTGTTCCATCATAGTAAAGGTTATGAATCCTAACTGTAGAATATTGTTGTCCAATGCGATCCAATCGTCCGATTCGTTGTTCTACTCGCATCGGGTTCCAAGGTAAATCATAATTGATTAAAACCCCACAGGTTTGTAAGTTTAACCCCTCACTGGCTGATTCGGTACAAATTAACAGTTTGATTTCTCTATCCCGAAAACTACGTTTAATCTCTTCTTTGGGAACAATCCGCCATTTTTGATCTTCGTAAATTTCCCCACCTCGTC
Coding sequences:
- a CDS encoding ParA family protein, which gives rise to MLTIACLSLSGGQGKTTTAVLLAKSLAQKGYTVLAVDADPPKQSLHLPRK
- a CDS encoding AAA family ATPase, whose translation is MKTVFDICLIDSPPQRSQICKSIIGAAHQILIPCEATVKGYGSLVRTLDAIKELTEIGVSQAQLLGVIPFAIAGLGIIRLMKVECVSKK
- a CDS encoding helix-turn-helix domain-containing protein, coding for MRFHEAFDETLKECGISAKWLAQKAGLTPTTISEFRRGKKSLGVENFEKLLYALPKEVQEHFQQKVFINSIKGEGDIRTKIDSMSTEELSQLIIAIGQRIPEVNKLQKV
- a CDS encoding Hsp20/alpha crystallin family protein, translating into MALVRWNPATEIDAFRRQMDRLFDEMTGDRALTPQWGQLPLELNDAGNNLELKAQVPGINPDDLDVTVNRDSVTISGEYRRENEAQNSYGSEFQYGKFSRTIGLPVGIQQDQVQADYNNGILTLHLPKVEEAANKKVKINFGDQQAIAGSSGQS
- a CDS encoding DUF3800 domain-containing protein, which codes for MINIYADETCTHPSQGKYLIISAITLESEVAKPIRKRINSLKANLPQSEFHFTKLTKNTVHQYKQLIDLLFEYYHQKESYKRGIFKPRAYRKITFDALFVEHQKIDNVTFNNGDAKLGFLRFYKTLLEFLVRKYYLQGQKFDIVPDDINLKKGLLTVNEHEIQLEGFDSVKHLINQDFELKNGIPNVIHRIQKHQSHAEPLLQLTDVILGLLKCKFNDSNLTGSKREKARREVLSYFEQRCEEAGIKLDLGNMYPYRSFNLWEFNSVEF
- a CDS encoding DUF4238 domain-containing protein; its protein translation is MSGSRHHVIPRFLLKGFATEKKTGQGFSQSSNKKKKKNQQVYTVVYEYNKSYQNNIKNVFVEKLFYGEKAEANCDNKITEQEKTYSRAIDELRNESKSIPIKDPIFSEFLCHLAMRSRALRQFSTKMANFTIEGISKCLSNHQNIIKLMESEIKNRLNLLTEEFYKCLGREMTTEEKQYLNSVLRNNPNLISNYIDSIPSELQGTFLSILESINLKKETKTAHNKALLGSTFENSKLQELNWYLVVEKEGYFVLGDTPVICQGGTDNQYRPFPCDLEPLWAVYLPISSHHLIVGTQETVIPTINSATLNTAIIKCSSSCFIAERQEEFLDASRLEIGKYHRYIEEMEPDQILSQALSEYGLTSE
- a CDS encoding tyrosine-type recombinase/integrase; translated protein: MKIDRHGQAKILTPEEIQLLFTQGFTNSRDRALFGICLYGACRIREACSLRTADVYTRKGAPREQLIIRKGNTKGKLSTRTVPVIEELRSLLIDYYPNPRTWFLFPGRHNKGHLHPDSAAKILREVCKKLDIEGVSTHSFRRTALTHMSNAGIPLRVIQEISGHRSLSVLQGYLEVTPEQVRGAASSLSMLGYSDHKVNDPPSSLEWEQGLKNEERESKQDIDWE
- a CDS encoding BrnA antitoxin family protein, giving the protein MRDEYDFSKGKRGPAIPSKGKTRITIYLDDEILESFRERAEARGLGYQTLINEALKAHLKNSPEQPLTESDLRRVLREELANGTSD
- a CDS encoding BrnT family toxin yields the protein MDVEYDPKKAQINWQKHGVSFAEAEFVFYDPLAVHDIDPDASEEERFIALGMSSSGLLLVIVYTIRGDAFRLISARRATRQEAKAYEG
- a CDS encoding RNA recognition motif domain-containing protein, yielding MSIYIGNLNYSATQEDLSEVFAEYGTVKRVHLPADRETGRMRGFGFVEMSSESEESNAISELDGAEWMGRELKVNPARPRENKNSFGGGRKNQRF